TTGCTGTATTTCTGAAGCCATGCAATTAACATTGCTCACTGACAATGCCAATAATTAGATTAACGGCATTCCGATTCATAAGTCGCCTTGATAACCAGGACAGTCATCTCTCCAGACCGTTCGACGAAACAGTCATTCGAAAATGTCACGGACGTTGACACCAGCAGTGTCAAGGGATCAATCGTCTGGATTGATTGCGACGTCATCGACGAAAGTCTGCTGGAGTGGCTATCGTCAAAATTCCATCTAGATCAGTATTCTGCCGAGGACATCCGGAAAGGCGGCCAGCGTGTGAAGGTTGAAGATTACAGAGAGTACACATTCTGCACGGTCAAGTCGCCGCTGGCGTCCTCCGAAACCCCCCCTGCTTCTGTTTTTTCTGAAATTTTTGCTCTATTTTCAGACACGTGGATAGTCACCATACATCGCGGTCCTTCCGATACAATCAAAAGCGTTATGGATGCCGTGGCAAACAGGGGGCTGTCGCCTCTTTCGCCAACTCCGGCAAGCGACCTTGTCTATTACATGATAATTGACTTTGCCACCGACGCATTCATTGATTCACTGACAGCGGTGGAAGACGATATTTATGCGCTGTCAGATGAGGCCGAGAAATTCATTAACTTCAGGAAAAGAGGACTGGAGGACGTCAAGGAGCTTATGCTCTCGCTTTCCAGGATAAGAGCACGGCTGATAGCACTGAGGACAGTTCTTTCGCAGGAGAGGGATGCTCTCGGACAGATTATGCGTGGTTCAATCCCCTATGTCAGGAACGAAACACTCCGCAATTTCAGGGATGTTCACGATCACTCCTTCCAGCTTGTCGAACTCGTCGACTCTTATGTGGCGCGCGTAAATGACGTTCGCGACCTGTACTTCAGCCTGCGTTCGGCTCTCACAGACAACATCATCAAAGTACTGACGATTGTCGCTACCATCTTCCTGCCGCTCGCGCTTCTCGCCGGCATATACGGCATGAATTTCACCCACGGATACAACGTGCCGGGGAGTTCGTCTCCCTATGGTTTCTATATCATGATCATCATCATGACTGCAGTCGGACTGATCCTCGTCGGCGCATTCCGCAGATATGGCTGGATTTAGCCTCTGTATTCAGCAATCCGGACAGTATGATATATCAAGCGCATCAGGATACTCCAACAGGCGAATTGTGTATGGTCTCTGATAGACAACCTGTCTGTGCATAGTCGGCAGTTTTCGTTATTCAAGTGAGGATGTGGAAATTCAACACAGCCCCAATTTCAGAAACTATATTTAGCAAGCGTTGTACGACGGGCACCTGAAGGTGTGATGGGATGACTTTCAAACACGCATTGAACTCGATTAGCACGATGGACAGACATCGTGCCAGCGGATACAGAAACGAACGCCTGGAAACAGAGTGATAAAGTGTACTTGCTGTCTTTAATAGTGTCACAGGCTATTGCTGCACTTGGCACGCTGATACACGAGTTGAGAAGCATCCACAGCCTGGGAGCAGTATCGAGCATCGGCATGAATCTTGGCACCAGGTACGGACCAGAAATTCTGGCGCTATACGTGGTTGACAGAACATTTAGAGCCATTGCTTCAAAGATGTCCCTGTTGTTCAGGCGCCTATCGGGGCGTAGCAAGGCAGGAAGCGATGAACGGTCAAATAGTCAGGAGATTTCATAAGGTATGGACGCACTGGAGTTCTCTCCGGTAACCGGTGATAAAACTGTTTGCTGCACGATTTGCAAGGGACATTTGTGAAGCACCATGATCTGACGGTGGTGACACAATTTCGATAATGAATGTGGACAGGATCCGCAGCTGGCGCGGCGCTCAGTTACTCTGGAAGCACAGAATTGCGATTTATGCGGCGGGAATTCTCTCGCTGGCGCTGACTTCAATAAATTATGCTTATGGCTACGCTTTCTTCCCCGCCCTGTACGCCGGATTCGCGACCATACCGATTTTCCTCACTCTCGCGTTGAGCTTCATCGCACCCGCTATGAAAATGAAGCCGCCGTCATTTTGATTCAACACGCGGTGGCATTGCGAGAAGGCAAGGCGCGTGTTATGCAGTCAGGTCTGTCGATTCTGCAGCCAGGAAGACTGTGTCAGTGAAATGACACAGGATGTATTTGACGAAACATGCCCGACGGCAACAGAGACAAACGAATACACGCTTCCGATATCAGTGGATACTACGACTGATACACCATTGCTCAATTCAGATGTTCCTGTAGTGTTGGCAATCAATGTTCTGCCGTACATGCGGATAAACAGTGTTGCAGAACTGGGGCCCGACAGGTTCAACTCGTACAGGCCATTTGCCAGGCACAACCGAAAAATGGGATCGCCTCCATGTCCAATCTGCATCGATTGTTTTGCGCTATATGGTACGAAATATCGTATGGCACCTGTGTAGCCCTTGGCAAGCAGTATGCAGTTTCCTGCTTCGGCCATTATTCCATACATGCCTGTGGAAAAGAGGGTATTCACCCAGTACAACATATCACCCTCAGTGCTGCCGTTAATGTTGACGTAGAAGAATCTCGAATGCGGGTCGGTGATGACATAGTCGGGCAGATAATTTCCCCTGTACACGCCGGGTATGGTGGAATTCGCTCTCTGCGCGAGCGAGGGCATATTGTTCTGCATCAGCACCGATGCGTTGCGCGGGATGAGCGAAATCATCTCCGAAAGCTCGTTGTCCACGGCGCCGGGCATTACATTGTGCAGAAACAGGTAATTCCCATCCGGCGGTTTCGGCAGATATGCATTTGCAGGGCTGTAGGGGAGCAGGAAGGCTCCAGACACCAGAATGAGAGTTATGAAGAGCGATGCAGGCTTCACACTGATTTTCCTCTTTGTCGAAACGCTTATTGTCTTACCCTTCATTTTCGTCATGCCGAGGATTGCGGCAAGCAGGTATCCCGGGGCATACATCGCGGCGTACTGATAGTAGTATGGTGTGAAATTGTTCAGATCCGTGCTGAAGAGCGCGAACAGGCTGTACGGCACAGAGAGCAGCATAAGCACAGAACTTTTCCTTGCAAAAACGATTAAGGGCAAAATGGGCAATGCAAGAAAAAACAGTTTCCATGACAAGTCATACGAGAGCGCGGAAGCAGCAGCATAAAGCGTCAGTCTGAACGGCACATATTTTAGCAGAGTATCGGGGCCGAATATCACCACCACACCGGAGAGGAAGAGCACGGGGAGTGCTGCCAAAGCAGCATCGAATCGCATAGAAATGCGGTCGTTGTCTCTCGGAAATACCGGAACCCTTCCACAATTGAGCCTGCGATCATCGTATATGAGAATGCAGCCGGCAAGAGCGACCACGACCGGTGCAAGAGCATCGGTCGTGCACGACAGTCCCAGAAAAATTGCAGAGGGCCATGCCCGCCCGCTCATGCGGAAGTAGAGGCCGGTGAAAAACAATGTGGGAAAGAGTGCCATGAAATGAAAATCGAACCAGTTGATGCCTGCAATCGGAAAATACAGCAGGTAGCCCAGGGCGACCGTCAGAGCTTCCCTGCCGCGCAGGAACCTCTTTGCCATGAGGTATATGGGCACCGCCCCTGCGCCTATCCAGAAGCTCTGAAACGTGAGCAGTGCAGCCTGACTGGGATAAATGTAGTAGAAAGGCGCCAGCAGCAGGTATATTGCCTTTTCAGGCACCATTACAAAGTGGCCGTGGAACACAGACCACAGCAGATATGAACTGACGCCGAGGTCGTAAACGGTCGCGTGGTACGTATCCAGTTTGGCTATTGATATCAGGGACCAAATGAGGCCATAGGCAATAGCAGCCGACACTGCAACGACTGCGAATCTGTCTCTTCCCCTCAGTCGCATCGCTGCAGATGTTGTTTTCGTGAAAGGCCAAACTGGCGATAACAGCATCCTAACTGTATGTCCGAAATTGCTGATAATTCTTGCGGTATTCGTATCACGGCTTCGGTTCTATTTTCGTTTGCCGGGAATAGTACAGTGATTTATTATTTGATAATCTGCATAAAGAGGCTCTTATCACTGCAAATAGCACTGTGCCATAACCTGCATTTGGCGGGCAGAAAGCTGTTTTCCACAGTTGCGTCACCTGCACGTTTTTGTCGCTTAAGCGCTCTTGTTCCGATGATATTGTTTCACAAAATGCAGAGGCATCAGTCTGAATCGACCCCTGTGAATGAATCTGCATGGACCTTTCTGGAACCGCATCAAGCTGTTCCATCGCGCGTCTCAGTGGCAGAAGACTCTCGCCTTGCAGCTCGACGGAAGGAAAGCATAGAGTTTCTGTCTCCTCTCATCAAACGCGAATGTGTGTGCACCCCTTTCAGTCTTCAGTTCCTGTACAATCTTCACTCCTGCCGTGTCAATAACCTGAATCATGCCCTCGTCCCCGATTGCACAGTAGAGCTCTCTGTTCTCAGGATTGAACCAGACGACATCGGGCGCGCCAGCTATCTCAATCTTTGCCTCCTCTACACCGGAACGGAGGTCAAACGTGACGAGCTCCGCAGAATCGCAGGCAACAAAACCGCGGTTTGACGTGGCGTCTATTGCAAGTCCATGCGGTCCCTTTCCGGAAATGCCTATGAACGCAGACTGTGTTAACTGAGCGTCCGTTCCTGTTTTAACCACACACACTCCCGCAGGCTCTCTGATGTTTACGAGAAACCTGTCCCTCTGCACGTCGTACGCACACCATCTTGGTCTGCCGGGGAGGCTGAATGTGGATATCGGAGAACTCCCGCCCGGATTGAACAGGCGCAGGATGTTATCTTTCACATCTGCGACTGCAACGTTCTTTCTCACACTGTCCCATGCGATGCCGTTCGGACTGCTGCCTGCATCAAGAATACGAATGGTTCCGAGTGAATTCGGTTCTATCACGAGCACCTTTCCCGTTGCTCTGGCTGCTGCGAACACCATCTCTTCACCTGCGGCGCACAGGACACCGCTTGCCTCAGGACAGGATTCCACCGTCCCAATGTGTTTGAGGCCGATGCCGTCTACGACTTCGACCGTGCCGGCAGCTGTGTTGGCAACGAACACCCGTCCTGAATGCAGATGAACGTCTCCGTGGTCGTATTCGCCTTCTCCCTTTCCGGGTAAATCAATGTCCTTCAGCTTTTTCAGCATCTAATGCCACTTCCTTCGATTCGTGAGAAACAGATCACTCAAGTATGGGGCAATTGCCAAGGACTACTTTGCGTGTTCCAGCTCTGCCTTCTTGCTCAGTCTGAGCTGACAGTATCTGTACATTGCATCATAGAACGGGAATTGCAGTCTCATATTCTCATGATCGTTGGATGCGATGTCCCTGAAACCGAGCGCAGCTGCTTCCAGACCAGCCGATTCCGGCGGGGCATCAGGTATGTCCGCATCCGCGCCCCTGACAATCCTGGCAAGTTCAAGCAATGCCTGATCCTTGAGCCCGTACTTTTTTATGATGGCATCGAAACTTACATACTCCTTTCCGCCTTCCTCGTAGTGCGTCAGTTCCACGCCTGGCGCATCAAACGGAATAGCTTTTTCCTTCGCGGCAGTTTCCGCTATTTTCTCCTTCGGAACAAAAATGAATTCGGCATCCCTGTCTACAAATCTCTTAATCACCCAGGGGCATGCTATTCTGTCAACCTTGGCCTTCTCTCTGGTTACCCACTTCATACCGCCAGGTATGGAAATGCCTGTATATTTTATTGTGCGATCGGAAGCCCTGTCAGCGTTTCCCTGATATCCCAAAAGCCTCAAGACTTCTGTGCCTACTGTACTGCAATCAGGACACTATCGGCAACCGGCGCGGCGATTACATGTGTGACTGCAGCGCGCAGCCTTTGCAGCGGTTGTGAAGCAGCCGGAACACCGATGAAAATCCGGTAGGGTCACTGTCAGATTTCATCCCCTCAATGAATTGAGGGGTCTTCCTGCCTGTTTTTTGCGAAAACATTCACGGTATGTCCACTCTTCCTTTTCACTGTGGGCATTACTGGCATTAAATGAAATTCGTTTAAGCCGAGTGCTCATTCCCCACGGGCTCTACGTTTTTCATCCGCAAGCAACTGTACAGTCCGGGCGAAATGATTGTCGTGGAGCACATCAGTGGATGCAAAGTAATCTGCAAGAGTCCGTGCCAGTTCTTTGACCTTGTTTGTGCCGAAAACACGAACTCCATTTTCCTGTTCGAGGGACGGAAGTACCAATTGAATTCTCCTGGAAGGGAGGGAGAAACTGAAGAAGATGTAACACGATTGCGGTTGCGAACCTCTCGGACCGTTCCTGAGCAAATCCATAACCGGGATCATTTCCCGGAACAGTTTCACCCTTTCCTGCAGTTTCGGAAGGACTTTCGCATGGTTCATTTCCGCGGGCCACCCTGTATCTATCCATTCCAGCACGTCGCAACCGACATACCTGTGCGTTGTGGATGAAAAGCCCACCGCCGCAATATCCGGATGTTTTCTCTCGAAATGCCCCACATTGTGTAGAACGGCGTCGCAGCCCTCCATGCCGACGAGATAAGCTGCAAGGAAGTGCTCTTCAAACGTAACCGCGCGATCTGTCTTTACGCGGTCCAGACCATCGTCAGCGACTTCACTGTCCCTGTCCGTCAAGGCAATTCACCCGCGCTCCTGCATGTGCCGGCTCGTGATGCACATAAACACATCTCCTCTTCCGCATTTCGAAGAAGAAAAGAGAGAAGATGCCCATCAAACTGCCGGTCGCTTACAGGGCCCATCGCCTGCGGAGCAAATTCTGTGACAGAAAGTGCTGCGATTTCACACAATTTTGAATGCCGCAATGGCCTAATAGAAATTTTACATTTATCTTTCCGTGAAATGCCCTGTATGTCTTGAAAAGACTGAATGGACTGAAGGCGCAGAATTTGCCGGTGTAGCCTCACACATGCTGGCTAATGCGAAACAGGCTGACGGCGAGCATGCCATGTGGCTTAAGAGGTATGCCGGTCATAAGGAAACTGCTGAAACCGATCTGGAAGCGCTGCTGAGCAAGCTCTATGAAACCGACGGCAACCCGAAGAGATGGATATTGAACCGTCTCATTGAAAGAATATACACCTCCCCGCCACACCCGTTTATTCAGAGGCTACAGCATCCGGACAGGAAGACAATCTACGGTTATGTGATGGAACATCACCATTTTCTTGTCCAGTGGGTGAGGTGCTGTTCGTCGATAATTTCGCGCACTGATCTGGAGGATGTGCAGCTTTATGAGATAGATAATATTGTCTCAGAGTTCAGGGGAAATCCGCCTGAACAGCAGTCGCATCACGAGCTTCTTCTCAGGATGGGTGAGAGCATAGGTGTTGACAGAACTATTGTGTATTCAACCAAGCCACTCCCCGCTACAGCAAACTGTCTGGCATGGTGGAATCGCATAGCAAATGAATGCAGCTGGATTGAAACGATGGCTGCAATGCACACGCTCGAACTCACGGCAAACCCCGAAATAAAGAAATTGGGCTCAGACATGACTTATTTCGATCCGGCCATTCTTGAGGACAGAAAATATCCCGATGCAGTCAAGTCCTTCCTTTATGAGGGTTACAAGGCAGATGCCGGTCACTCGATGGAAGCCCTGGATCTTATAGTGAAGTACTGCAACACAACGGAGCTACAGCATGACATCCAGTCAGTAGTGTACAAAACTGTGAAGCTCCTGGATGACTATCTCATGGCAAGGCTTGAGAGGGGCGAGATGCTTGCAGATTAACAACATTCACGGATGCGCGCTCTGCGATGCCGCATGGGGAGAATACTGGGAGGAGGTTGAAAACGAAAGGATGCGCTTCTGCTGCGACATCTGTGCTTTTGCATTCAAGAATATGGTAGGTGAAGTCAAGAAGTCTGCTCACTGGCCGCGTCTGGAAAAAATAGAGATCCAGGGAGACAATACGATTGGCAGGAAGTGTCTTGCCGCCTATAATGGAAACGAATTCAGGTTTTATATCAAGTTCAGCAACGATGGCAGAATATCTGATTTCCACAGATTGTGATTGTTCCATAATGCAGGCGTGTCTGTAATTTTGTGTTTTATGAAACACAATTTTTCACTTTTTCTTGTCACCCACCATGATTAATCTGAAATGTGCTGAACGACTATTATTTTGTAGTATGTTATAAATCCTTACAAATTTGTAATACAATACAAACATCTTAAAATATGTACTGTGATGCAAGTTTATGGAAGAAGATGACATATTGAAGATGCTGGACTCATGGAATTCTTGGAATCGCGGTACAGATGCAGGCTTGCCCAGAGACTTTTATGTTGACCGAATAACAGGTTTTCTAACAGATCCAGCGATATCAATCGTCATCGAGACCGGAATCCGGCGAGCCGGCAAGTCCTTTATTGCAAAACAGGTCGTAAAGAGACTTGTTGAAGAAGGTTTTTCAAAAAATCGGATTCTGATTATCAACCTGGAGGATGAACGGCTAATGGATAGAGATTACCGCCTCCTGCTTGAAATGTATGATGTTTACAAACATAAGATGAATCCAAATGAAGGCAGTATTGTAATCATAGATGAAGCGCAGGAAGTTGATGGATGGGAACGCTTCGTGAGAGGTCTGTCGGAAAGGGGCGAAGCGAAGTTCCTGATTACCGGCTCCTCGTCAAAGCTGTTGGACTCGGAATATGCCACTCTTTTGTCCGGCAGACATATTGTAGTTTATGTGCACCCGCTGAACTTGCATGAATATAAGCAGTTCAGAGGAAAAAGTGATGTCTCCGTCGATTACCTCAGGGAAGGCGGTTTCCCGGCAGTAGTTCTCTCTGGCAGAAAGCCTGACCTGATAATCAATTATTTCAATACTATAATTCTAAAGGATGTAATACAGAGGTTCAGGATACAGAAGCAGGACATTCTCATACGGCTCGCAAAATTTTACATAACGAGCATAGGGTCAAAAATAACTTTCAACAGCGTTTCAAAATTTCTCAAATTGCCTGTGAAGACTACATACAACTTTTCTCTGTGCCTTGAAAAATCATACCTGATATTTTTTGTTGACAGATTCTCATTCTCCATAAAAGCTCAAAATAACAGCCCGAGAAAGGTGTACACCACAGATAATTCGTTTCCCGCTGTGCTTGGTATCAATCCTGTTGAAATCAAAGGCAGACTGCTGGAGAATAGTGTGGCCGCAACGCTTTATTTGATTTCCAGGCACCATCCTGAATTCCACTTCTACTACTGGAATGAGAACAACAATGAAGTGGACTTCATAATCAAGGATAAACAGAATTATGAGATTGTACAGGTGGCCTATTCTGTGAAAGAGGAGCGAACAAGGACCAGAGAGGTAGAAGCTCTGCTGGACTGCGCCGCCAGACTCAACGTTGGCAAAGCCGAAATAATTACAATGGATTACACGAGTGAAGAGCTGGTCAACAATATTGGTATAAAATACGTTTCAGCTTCAGATTGGATCGAAAACAAGTTGCAACAATATGGGTTGAATTAAGCCTGCAATGGAAAAATCCATCGATATTCCAAAAACTCATCCGTGGGTCGGGTTATTGCAGCTCTGCCCTGGAGCAGACCAACGTCGAAGTGTGTTTTTGCTGCATCTACGCTCATGATCCGTGTAATCTCGCTATTTTCAATTGCAAGACTTCTGGTATCCACACTGCTCCCAGAAATTGTCAGTCTGGGCGGGGAAGGAAAAGTTGGCAGTGCCAAAACTGAAAGACTAAAAAACGCCTGATGCATCTCTTGTGCCGCAAATCAAGGGTGAAACAGAAAAATGGCGGAAACAATAGGGCAGATAAGATGCACACTGGCTGAGGGTCCGCTATGGGACTCACGAAAGAATAAGCTTTACTGGGTTGATATCATTGGGGGTAAAATTCATTCATATGATGCTGATGCAAACACATTCGAGTCATTCAACGCAGGAAAGTTCGTCAGCTGCATTCTGATCAGGCAGAGCGGCAGTTTTCTGATTGCCATGAAACATTCCGTCTACTCTCTGGATTTACACAATGGCATTGAAAAGTTGGCTTCTCTTGACTATGAACCTGCGAACAACAGGTTCAACGACGGAAAATGTGATGCTGCAGGAAGGCTGTGGCTCGGGAGCATGGACATGGATGAAAAGAGACCAACCGGCAGCCTCTATCTGATTGATGAGAATCTGGATGTGCAGAAGAAAGCGGGAGGTCTCACAGTATCAAATGGAATTGCATGGTCTCCGGATAATACAAAGATGTATCACGTCGATTCTCCGACAAGACGCGTCTACTCCTACCGCTATGACCTACTGAGCGGCGAAATTTCCGATAAGGAAACGCTGATTGAGATTCCGCCCGGCGAAGGATTTCCCGACGGAATCACAACAGACACTGAAGGCAACATATACGTCGCCCAGTGGGGAGGATACTGTGTGTCAGTCTGGAATTCTGGCGGAGCACTCATAAGGAAGATACCGATACCAGTTCGCAACGTTTCTTCATGCGCGTTTGGTGGAGTCGATATGCGCGACCTATTCGTGACAACGTCTGCGTTCGATCTAAGCGGAGAGCATCTGAAGGAGGAAAAGCTGAGCGGAGCGGTATTCAGGGAGAGAAATGATATCAGGGGTACAGAGTCAACGCCATTTAAGGGCTGACTAGCTCTGCAGACAGGATTTCTCAGCCCAGGTTGAAAGCATAAATGCAATTCAGCGCGTCCGGAGAATGAAAACGATGAATTATGTAGTGAGTTCGGGAGAAATGCTGATTGATCTGACGCAATTGGATCGCAGAGGGCATATTATTTTTGAAGCGCATCCCGGCGGTGCTCCGGCAAATGTAGCAGTGGGAATAGCCAGACTCGGCGGCAAATCACGCTTTTTTGGAAAACTCTCCAGAGACTTTTTCGGCGATATGCTTCTGCAGACACTGAAGAAAAATGGCGTTGATGCGGGTTTTGTTCCGGACCGATCGGAGAGGCAGACCGCACTAGCCATTGTTATACTCGACAAATCAGGGGACAGGAAATTTGTATTCTATCATGACAGGAGTGCTGACACCAAACTTTCGCCGGTAGATGTTACGGATAGGATTTTTGAAGATGCATCCGTCTTCCACCTTGGATCCGTTTCGATGGCTACGGATCCTTCAAGAAGTGCTATGATTGAACTGGTCAAGAGAGCAAGATTGGCGAACTGTCTGGTTTCCTGCGATCTCAATATTAGAGAGAATTTGTTTTCTGAGAAGGAGGATGTAGGCGCTACACTGAAGTTTCTGCTGTCAAATTCAGATATTTTCAAGTGCAGCGAAGAAGAACTTCACCTGCTTGATTACGGTCCAGACGGATATAAATCACGAGATAACGCAGGCGATTACGGCGAACGCTGGATCCGCAACTGCATAGACCATATACTTGCCGCAGGACCCGCGCTTGTAATCGTCACCAGGGGAAGGCAGGGTGCTGTTATCGGATGCGAAGACAGCACTGTGAGCGTTCCCGCCTTCAGGGTGAGGGCAGTCGATACGACAGGTGCCGGCGATGCCTTCACAGCCGCATTGCTTTATCGGCTTGTCAGGGACGGTCTGGCGGTTTCTTCCAGCATCCGCGATATTCCTGAGGACACATTGACGGAACTCGGCGCTTTCTGCAATGCTGCTGCCGGATTCAGTTGCACACGTTATGGCGGAATCGATTCCCTGCCGGCCATCAGAAACGTGTCAGGGATTCTTAAGTCAGCTAAATGATGGATCAGTCCCTTTCGAAGATGAGCCGTCTCTCACGTCATCCGTTGCGGATATCTCTTTCCCTGCATTCGTTGAATTTTTACTTCCTTCATATCAAAAACCGGCAGATCAGTGTCCTCAAAAAACCATAGTTAAATAGTAAAATTAACTCTCCAACACCGGCAGTGTTGTCAATGTCTCCTGCAGATGAAAAGCGCCTGAATTCTCTGGCATTCTTGAAAAAATTCACGTACAGCAGCCTCATGCAGAACTATATCCCGTTCCCCATGGACACGAAATTGTGTTCCGGATGGGCAGAGGGAATCCCGACTGAAGGTCACACCATAATGTACACTTCCATGATGTACCAGATGGCACCACTTTTCAGGAGATACGAAAAGCTTCTTCCAACCATTTCAAAGATGAAGGGGATTTCACAATTTGCAGGGATCGGGAAGTATTTTTACAAACCTTCAAAGACCGAGATTGAGAGAGCATATCGCATTCTCCGCAACATCGCATCGATGCTCAGAAATTCGGGGGTTCAATTCGCTTATCTGTATGATGAGGAGCCATACAGCGGCGCGCTGCTTCTGGAACTCGGCATGATTGACGAGTTCAGGGAATATGGGAAGCACCTGCTGGACTTCTTTGGAAGCAGGGGCATCGAAAGGCTGATAACCGTTGACCCCCACACCACAAATGCGCTGTCCAGACTCAGGGAGTATTACGGATCTGGCATTGAAATTGTTCCATACCTCTTTCTTCTGAAGGGCGCAAAGGCTGAAGGCGAATTTGTCCTTCACGACTCCTGTCTGTACTCAAAACATCTTAAAATGTACGAAAGTATCAGGCATTTCATCAAGGACAGCGGACTCAGACTGGTGGAGGACAGAATGGTCACAGGCAGGGAGACAGCAATGTGCTGCGGTTCACCCGTGGGGGTTGTGAGCCCGGAGCTCAGCGAGAAAATAGCCGCTCGCAGGGCAAAAAAACTGACTTCTGTCGGGAACAGGGTGATGTTGATGTGCCCCATGTGCTATCAGAATCTTTCTCCTCACATTCAGAATGTTTCGGATCTTGCGGAGGTGATTCACTGACAGGTAATTGGGAAGTTGCGCTGGAGAGATCGACGGCGAACAACGTTCCCGGCGTATGGAACGTTCTTGAAAAATATCCATACATTGAGAACACCCGAAAGAGCCTGAGAGCGGCAAAAATGAAAGTTATTGAAAACATGGAGGTTTACCTGAAGCAGGCGATGGAATCTGTATCGAGGAGCGGCGGCAAACCGCATTTCGCAAGAGATGCAGGAGAGGCTCTGCAGATCGTCGACGGTATTATAGGGAGCAGCAAACACATCATAATGGGCAAATCCAGCGTTGCGTTTGAAATTGGTCTCAGAAGGCATCTGGCAGAAGCCGGGCGGGACGTATGTGAAACGGACTTCGGCGAGTTTCTCCTTCAGATTTCGGAAGAGGAGCCGTCTCATATAATCACTGTCGCACTACACATGACCAGAGAGGCCTTCGGCAGGAGCATTCATGATAAACTGCAGAAATC
Above is a window of Candidatus Sysuiplasma acidicola DNA encoding:
- a CDS encoding (Fe-S)-binding protein codes for the protein MSPADEKRLNSLAFLKKFTYSSLMQNYIPFPMDTKLCSGWAEGIPTEGHTIMYTSMMYQMAPLFRRYEKLLPTISKMKGISQFAGIGKYFYKPSKTEIERAYRILRNIASMLRNSGVQFAYLYDEEPYSGALLLELGMIDEFREYGKHLLDFFGSRGIERLITVDPHTTNALSRLREYYGSGIEIVPYLFLLKGAKAEGEFVLHDSCLYSKHLKMYESIRHFIKDSGLRLVEDRMVTGRETAMCCGSPVGVVSPELSEKIAARRAKKLTSVGNRVMLMCPMCYQNLSPHIQNVSDLAEVIH
- a CDS encoding carbohydrate kinase, whose product is MNYVVSSGEMLIDLTQLDRRGHIIFEAHPGGAPANVAVGIARLGGKSRFFGKLSRDFFGDMLLQTLKKNGVDAGFVPDRSERQTALAIVILDKSGDRKFVFYHDRSADTKLSPVDVTDRIFEDASVFHLGSVSMATDPSRSAMIELVKRARLANCLVSCDLNIRENLFSEKEDVGATLKFLLSNSDIFKCSEEELHLLDYGPDGYKSRDNAGDYGERWIRNCIDHILAAGPALVIVTRGRQGAVIGCEDSTVSVPAFRVRAVDTTGAGDAFTAALLYRLVRDGLAVSSSIRDIPEDTLTELGAFCNAAAGFSCTRYGGIDSLPAIRNVSGILKSAK